The genomic window TGAATTTGTTCCGGTAGAAAGCATGCTAAAAGCAGTAGAAGTTATTGTTAATATTGCACAACTTACAGTTTCAGAAAAATTTGATGAATAGCAAAAAAAATCAATAAAAAACCCGTAAAAAATAATTTACGGGTTTTTTATTTAGGAAAAAGCCAAAGGTAGTAGTAGGAAACTACGCTTTTGCTTTTATCTTTTTATCTACAGCCGTTTGCGGTTGCACATTTAGTTTCTGGCTCATTTCCAAAGATATTGCTGATTTATCAAAAGTCAGTTTTCCGGAACCGGTCTCAATAATTACAGCATTATTTTTTTCGCTAAAATCAAATACTTTACCGTGCAAGCCACTTTTTGTAACAATACGGTCTCCTTTTTTTAGTTCTTCAGCAAACTTACGTTCCTTTTTTGCTTTTTGCATTTGCGGACGTATCATAAAAAAATACATCACTACAAAAATTAAGATAAAAGGAGCAAACTGTTGTATGGCTTCCATAGATTATTGTTAAGCAATTGTTTTGTTTAGGCTCCAGTTTCAGCTGTTTCTGCTGCTGCCTTAGGAGCTACCATTGCTTTTATTTTTATTACTTCCTTACCAGCTTCAGTGTTAGCAGTAATGGTTACTTGCTTATTTTGCTGATTTGGCTTTCCAGATGAATTGAATTTAACTAACATCTCTCCTTCTTCACCCGGAGCGATAGGTTCTTTTGGCCATTCAGGAACCGTACAGCCACAACTTCCTTTTGCACTAACGATTACTAAAGGTGCACTACCTGTATTCTTAAATTTAAAGTTGTGCTCAACTACATCACCTTCGTTAATATCACCGAAATCATGCTCGGTCTCTGTAAATGTCATTACAGGAAACTCAGAATTTTCAGCGTCACGCTCTGCCGCGTCAGCTACGTTTTCTTCATTTACCTTCTTTGCTGCGTCGTCTTTACAAGAAGTAAATGTAAAAGCCAAAACTCCAGCTAAAATTAAAATTCCTTTTTTCATTACTTGGGTTTTTGATTATTGTAAAGGGCAAAAATACTATTTTTTTTCAACTACATAAGGCCTCGCCCTATTTTATTTAATTTACCGTCCATTTCATACTCTTTTGATATTTTATCTAAAATACCATTGATAAAAATACTACTCTTAGGTGTACTGTACTCTTTGGCAATTTCCAGGTACTCATTAATCGTCACTTTAACCGGTATGGATGGGAATTGGGTAAACTCACAAATAGCCATTTTTATGACGGCTTTATCCAATTCTGCAATCCGGTCTTTATCCCAGTTAGGAGTCCTCCCTTCAATTTCTTTTGCATACTCAACTCCATTTAAGGTAGTTTTCTTAAATATTAAACGGGCAAAGGATTCATCTTCCATATCCTTATATAAAGAAGGTAACTTCAATTCTTCCGTATGCTTCGGTTTTATTTTTTTAAAGAACTTTATAATATTGGTATTGACAAGGGGCAGGTCATCGATCCAGGTTAATCTTTTATCCTCCAGGTAATCGTACAACTTTTCGTTAGGAGCAACAATATTTCTGAAGATATCAATAATAAACTGCTGATCCTTTTTAAAAGAAGTTTCCGGAGCTTCCATATATTCTTTATAATAAGAACTTTCTTTGATTTCTCTCCATAAAATTCTTACGTACTCATCATCTAGGTCCCAGTAGTTAAGCTTTTTTCTTTCAATATACTGTTTTAGCTCTTTATTGATAGAAAGTATTTGTAGAATCGGATTATCTACAAATCTTCGATTAGGATTAATATCCGCTTCTGTAGCCAGATGCTTTTTTTTCTCCAGATTCTGAATATTTTCCGCATGCTTTCGGATTTCAACCAGTAATTGTAGTTGAATTATAAATAGTTCGTACATTTGGTTCAGGCTGTACAATAAGAATTTCTCTTCTTTCGCAAAATCGTCTTTTTGGGTTTGCTCAATAGCATAAAGCGACTGCATCACCTTTACTCGAATATGTCTTCTTGTTAACATCTATTTATTTACAAAGAACTACGGAATAAAACAGCGAAAACCTTTCTGATTTTCGCCAGCAAAAATACTATTATTTTTAAACCTGTTCTTTAATTCATCATTTTTCTACGAATTATTCTTTCTTTTGCGATTGCCATCGCTGCAGTCAACGTTGTAGTTCTGTCAGAAGCTGCCTTTTGTAGAATATCTAAGGTAGTATGATATATGTTTTCGGTTCTTTGTGTGATCTCTTCTTCTCCATATCCGGCAATTTCAGCGTTTACATTTATAATTCCTCCTGCATTAATTAAAAAGTCCGGAGCATATACAATTCCTCTCTGTTGAAGCATTTTACCATGTAGGTTTTCATCAGCCAATTGGTTATTTGCCGCTCCTGCTACAATACTTGCTTTCAATTGTGGTATACTTTGATCATTTAGCGTAGCTCCCAGAGCGCAGGGAGCATAAATATCCATATCCTGCATATAAATTTGTGTATTGTCCACAATGATTGCCTGGTATTTTTCCTGTACCTCTAAGAGCTTATCTGTATTAATATCTGATATATAAACATTTGCATCTTCTTCACTTAAAAGACGAACCAGTTCTTCACCTACGTGCCCTACCCCTTCTACCAGAATTTTTTTACCGGTCAGCCGGTCAGAACCATAGGTATATTTAGCTGCGGCTTTCATACCCATATATACTCCATACGCGGTAACCGGAGAGGGATTGCCAGCTCCTCCTCTATTTTTTGATATTCCCGTTACGAACGGAGTAACCTCACGGATGGTATCCATATCTTCAGTTTCCATCCCAACATCTTCGGCGGTGTAATACGTTCCGCTTAAAGAGTGTACGAATCTACCAAAACGTCGCATTAAGTCGGGGGTTTTTAATTGCTTAGGATTTCCTATAATAACGGCTTTACCGCCACCTAAATTCAAGTTGGTAATAGCTGCTTTATAGGTCATTCCACGAGATAGACGTAATACATCATTCAATGCCTGGCTTTCGTTCTGATACGCATACATCCGGGTACCACCCAATGCAGGTCCTAATACTGTGTTATGAACACCAATTATTGCCTTCAAACCTGTATCTTTATCCTGACAAAAAACAACCTGTTCATGTTCATCAAAAGATGAATGCCCAAAAACCGGATTTTCAGTAGTTGTAGTTGTGTTGGTAATAACAGTAGTACTCATATTGGTTATTATTAGATTCGTAAAAATAAGGCTCTAAAGTATATAATTTTTACATATAATTAAAGTAAAATAGATTTAATTCGATAATTTTTCAATAATAGTTC from Aquimarina sp. ERC-38 includes these protein-coding regions:
- a CDS encoding Glu/Leu/Phe/Val family dehydrogenase, coding for MSTTVITNTTTTTENPVFGHSSFDEHEQVVFCQDKDTGLKAIIGVHNTVLGPALGGTRMYAYQNESQALNDVLRLSRGMTYKAAITNLNLGGGKAVIIGNPKQLKTPDLMRRFGRFVHSLSGTYYTAEDVGMETEDMDTIREVTPFVTGISKNRGGAGNPSPVTAYGVYMGMKAAAKYTYGSDRLTGKKILVEGVGHVGEELVRLLSEEDANVYISDINTDKLLEVQEKYQAIIVDNTQIYMQDMDIYAPCALGATLNDQSIPQLKASIVAGAANNQLADENLHGKMLQQRGIVYAPDFLINAGGIINVNAEIAGYGEEEITQRTENIYHTTLDILQKAASDRTTTLTAAMAIAKERIIRRKMMN
- a CDS encoding DUF1573 domain-containing protein, which codes for MKKGILILAGVLAFTFTSCKDDAAKKVNEENVADAAERDAENSEFPVMTFTETEHDFGDINEGDVVEHNFKFKNTGSAPLVIVSAKGSCGCTVPEWPKEPIAPGEEGEMLVKFNSSGKPNQQNKQVTITANTEAGKEVIKIKAMVAPKAAAETAETGA
- the yajC gene encoding preprotein translocase subunit YajC codes for the protein MEAIQQFAPFILIFVVMYFFMIRPQMQKAKKERKFAEELKKGDRIVTKSGLHGKVFDFSEKNNAVIIETGSGKLTFDKSAISLEMSQKLNVQPQTAVDKKIKAKA
- the nusB gene encoding transcription antitermination factor NusB — translated: MLTRRHIRVKVMQSLYAIEQTQKDDFAKEEKFLLYSLNQMYELFIIQLQLLVEIRKHAENIQNLEKKKHLATEADINPNRRFVDNPILQILSINKELKQYIERKKLNYWDLDDEYVRILWREIKESSYYKEYMEAPETSFKKDQQFIIDIFRNIVAPNEKLYDYLEDKRLTWIDDLPLVNTNIIKFFKKIKPKHTEELKLPSLYKDMEDESFARLIFKKTTLNGVEYAKEIEGRTPNWDKDRIAELDKAVIKMAICEFTQFPSIPVKVTINEYLEIAKEYSTPKSSIFINGILDKISKEYEMDGKLNKIGRGLM